In Ovis aries strain OAR_USU_Benz2616 breed Rambouillet chromosome 14, ARS-UI_Ramb_v3.0, whole genome shotgun sequence, a single genomic region encodes these proteins:
- the LOC101117358 gene encoding zinc finger protein 501-like: MAAATLRDPHQGSVTFEDVVVYFSWEEWGLLDENQRCLYHDVMLENFALVTSLGCWYGMEEAVAFSVESVPVEQTSRGKTVVPYPSIEKTQPCEGCVRARRDGLQLPEHQGLHLEQNSQPCDEYEKQPRFSPGLHPEPSNEKPSRRDTDKARVRSYRFHVSAKPFTCEEVGKDFLAMLNLLQHQATLKGTKPQSSFQCAEPFFDGKSQYKCSEYEKLFSCEYTLFQDQQILTRKNYQDCDDCEKPFNQSSLLINCQRPDNTGARPYECSECGKSFSQSYRLIQHHRSHTAARPYKCNECGKAFSYKLRLVQHLQIHSKVRPYECGECGKSFSYSSTLIKHQRVHTGARPYKCGECGNSFSQSSNLIQHQKIHSGARPYKCTECGKSFSYKCKLVQHLRIHTGERPYECGECGKSFSHSSTLNQHQRIHTGARPYKCDECEKSFSQKSNLIQHRRVHTGEKPYECGECGKSFSQSSHIIQHRKLHTR, encoded by the exons ATGGCGGCGGCGACACTGAGGGACCCGCATCAG GGAAGTGTGACCTTTGAAGATGTGGTTGTGTACTTCTCCTGGGAGGAGTGGGGTCTCCTGGATGAGAATCAGAGATGCCTGTACCAcgatgtgatgctggagaactttGCGCTCGTGACCTCACTGG GTTGTTGGTATGGaatggaggaggcagtggcatTTTCTGTGGAGAGTGTTCCCGTAGAACAAACATCACGGGGCAAGACTGTAGTTCCATACCCATCCATTGAGAAGACACAGCCCTGTGAGGGGTGTGTCAGGGCCAGGAGAGACGGTCTACAGCTGCCTGAGCACCAAGGCCTGCATCTTGAGCAAAACTCACAGCCCTGTGATGAGTATGAGAAGCAACCAAGGTTTAGCCCTGGCCTCCACCCAGAGCCCAGCAACGAGAAGCCATCCAGAAGGGACACAGACAAGGCCCGTGTGAGAAGTTACAGATTTCACGTATCAGCAAAGCCCTTCACTTGTGAGGAAGTGGGCAAGGATTTCCTGGCTATGCTGAACCTCCTCCAGCATCAGGCCACACTCAAAGGGACAAAGCCACAGAGCAGCTTTCAGTGTGCAGAGCCCTTTTTTGATGGAAAAAGTCAGTACAAGTGCAGTGAGTATGAGAAACTGTTTAGCTGTGAATACACACTTTTTCAGGATCAGCAGATTCTCACTAGAAAAAACTACCAGGACTGTGATGACTGTGAGAAACCTTTTAACCAAAGTTCCCTCCTTATCAATTGCCAGAGACCTGATAACACAGGAGCAAGGCCTTACGAGTGCAGCGAATGTGGGAAGTCCTTTAGCCAAAGCTACAGACTCATTCAGCACCACAGAAGTCACACTGCAGCACGGCCTTATAAGTGcaatgaatgtgggaaagcctttagcTACAAATTAAGACTTGTGCAGCACCTACAGATTCACAGTAAAGTGAGGCCTTATGAGTGTGGCGAGTGTGGGAAATCCTTCAGCTACAGCTCTACTCTCATTAAACACCAGAGAGTTCACACTGGAGCCAGGCCTTATAAGTGTGGTGAGTGCGGGAATTCCTTTAGCCAAAGCTCCAATCTCATTCAACACCAGAAGATCCACAGTGGGGCAAGGCCTTATAAATGCACTgaatgtggaaaatccttcagcTACAAATGTAAACTTGTGCAGCACCTGCGCATTCACACTGGAGAGAGGCCTTATGAGTGTGGAGAATGTGGGAAATCCTTTAGCCACAGCTCCACCCTCAATCAACAccagagaattcacactggagCCAGACCTTACAAGTGTGATGAATGTGAGAAATCCTTCAGCCAAAAGTCCAATCTCATTCAGCACCGGAGAGTTCACACAGGAGAAAAGCCTTATGAATGTGGGGAATGTGGGAAATCCTTCAGTCAAAGCTCCCACATCATTCAACACAGAAAACTGCACACCAGATAA
- the LOC101110699 gene encoding zinc finger protein 154-like, producing the protein MAAAARGNPLQGSVTFEDVAVYFSWEEWSLLDDAQRCLYHNVMLENLALIISLGCWHGAEDEEAPSEQNISVHGMSQVRIPKAGMFSQKAHFCELCDLDLGDILHLTEHQRQKLYDIGAWEKHLYLSVKHQHCKQHIGEKCLRSKMGKASFMNNCRFFVLGKSLSCGESTQTRDKSNGRTECGAAFHRRKTHYSPGERTEDFSCRHIVSQHQRVLTREKCYTCNECGKSFSKSYSLNDHWRVHTGEKPYECGECGKSFRQSSSLIQHRRVHTGARPHECDECGKLFSNKSNLIKHRRIHTGERPYECSECGKSFSESSALLQHRSVHTGERPYECSECGKFFTYHSSLIKHQRVHSGSRPYECNECGKSFTQNSSLIEHRRVHSGERPYKCSECGKSFSQSSALLQHRRVHTGERPYECSECGKFFTYSSSLLKHQRVHTGSRPYECSECGKSFTQNSSLIKHRRIHTGERPYECSECGKSFSHSSSLIKHRRVHTC; encoded by the exons ATGGCAGCGGCAGCCCGAGGGAACCCGCTCCAG GGCAGTGTGACCTTTGAGGATGTGGCTGTGTACTTCTCCTGGGAGGAATGGAGTCTCCTTGATGATGCTCAGAGATGCCTGTACCACAACGTGATGCTGGAGAACTTGGCACTTATAATCTCCTTGG GTTGTTGGCATGGAGCAGAGGATGAAGAGGCACCTTCTGAACAGAACATTTCTGTACATGGAATGTCACAGGTCAGGATTCCCAAGGCAGGCATGTTCTCCCAGAAGGCCCATTTTTGTGAGCTATGTGACCTGGACTTGGGAGACATTTTGCACTTGACTGAGCACCAGAGGCAGAAACTGTATGATATTGGGGCATGGGAGAAACACTTGTATCTCAGTGTAAAACATCAGCACTGCAAGCAGCACATTGGAGAGAAATGCCTCAGAAGCAAGATGGGCAAAGCCTCATTTATGAACAACTGCAGATTTTTTGTGTTGGGGAAGTCACTTTCCTGTGGGGAATCCACACAGACCAGGGATAAGTCAAACGGGAGAACTGAGTGTGGAGCAGCCTTTCACAGGAGGAAAACTCATTACAGTCCTGGAGAACGCACTGAAGACTTCAGTTGCAGACATAtagtttctcagcatcagagagTCCTCACTAGAGAAAAATGCTACAcatgtaatgaatgtgggaaatcttttAGCAAAAGCTACAGCCTCAATGACCATTGGAGAGTTCACACAGGAGAAAAGCCTTATGAGTGTGGGGAATGTGGCAAATCCTTTAGACAGAGCTCTAGCCTCATTCAGCATCGGAGAGTTCACACTGGAGCAAGACCTCACGAGTGTGATGAATGTGGAAAATTATTTAGCAACAAATCCAACCTTATTAAACAtcggagaattcatactggagaaagGCCGTATGAGTGTagtgaatgtgggaaatcctTTAGCGAAAGCTCTGCACTCCTTCAACACCGGAGTgttcacactggagaaaggccttatgagtgcagtgaatgtggaaaattctttacatACCACTCCAGTCTCATAAAACACCAGAGAGTTCACTCTGGATCAAGGCCCTATGAGTGCAATGAATGTGGAAAATCCTTTACCCAAAACTCCAGCCTCATTGAACACCGTAGAGTTCATAGTGGAGAAAGGCCTTACaagtgcagtgaatgtgggaaatcttttAGCCAAAGCTCTGCACTTCTGCAGCATCGGagagttcacactggagaaaggccttatgagtgcagtgaatgtgggaaattcTTTACTTACAGCTCCAGTCTCTTAAAACACCAGAGAGTTCACACAGGATCAAGGCCTTATGAGTGTAGCGAATGTGGGAAATCTTTTACTCAAAACTCCAGCCTCATCAAACAcaggagaattcatactggagaaagACCTTATGAGTGtagtgaatgtgggaaatcttttAGCCATAGCTCTAGCCTTATTAAACACCGAAGAGTTCACACTTGTTAA